Genomic window (Saccharomyces cerevisiae S288C chromosome X, complete sequence):
ATTCATATTATCTTCTTGCGCAGTAAATTATGTTAACGTAATAGTAGGGTCTCTTGTGcttcattattttgtaACTGTACACATAATTGACACGTTTAACAATTAGTGAGCGCAAGTGGTTTAGTGGTAAAATCCAACGTTGCCATCGTTGGGCCCCCGGTTCGATTCCGGGCTTGCgcagtttcttttctttttttctggaaaataagaaaacttaTTTATGGAAGcaaaaatggaataaaGGATTGGGACGAAGttagtgaaaaaaaactgaaataGTCCTAGAGTAACTCCGAAGTGTCTTTGTATAAGCTATTATCTAGAAATCACGAGAGGGGAAGAAATGTATCGCAGTAGAAACCGACCAAAAAGAGGTGgagaaaatgaagttaAGGGACCAAATTCTGCCTTGACTCAATTTTTAAGAGAAGAAGGGATCAGTgctgaaaatatcaaacaaaaatggTACCAGCGACAGTCGAAGAAGCAAGAAGATGCAACagacgaaaaaaaaggtaaagCGGAGGATGATAGCTTTACTGCCGAGATATCTCGAGTagttgaagatgaagaaattgatgaaattggAACAGGTAGTGGTACCGAGACAGAAAGAGCTCAGGTTTCCTACGATGCCAGGATGAAATTAGTCCCTGCTGATagtgatgaagaagaatatgaaaCTAGCCACATTTCTGACACGCCAGTCAGTTTAAGTTCGGCTAATGACCGGGAATCATTGACtaaaaaaaggcaaaataCTGCAAAAATTATCCAAAATCGTCGCAGAAAGCGTAAAAGAGCAGCTGACCTATTGGATAGACGCGTCAACAAAGTATCCAGCTTACAAAGTCTTTGTATTACGAAAATTAGTGAAAATATATCCAAGTGGCAAAAAGAGGCTGATGAATCATCAAAGTTGGTATTTAACAAATTGAGAGATGTCCTTGGTGGCGTATCAACCGCtaatttgaataatttgGCAAAAGCACTATCGAAGAATAGGGCCCTGAATGATCATACTCTGCAACTTTTCTTGAAGACAGATCTAAAAAGGTTAACTTTCAGCGATTGTTctaaaatttcatttgatGGTTACAAAACGCTAGCCATTTTTTCGCCACACCTAACCGAATTATCCCTACAAATGTGTGGGCAGTTGAACCATGAATCATTGCTTTACATTGCTGAAAAGCTTCCGAACTTGAAATCACTGAATTTAGATGGACCATTTCTGATCAACGAGGACACATGGGAGAAGTTCTTTGTAATAATGAAAGGTAGATTAGAAGAGTTCCACATTTCTAATACGCACCGCTTCACCGACAAATCATTATCTAATTTATTGATCAACTGCGGTTCTACCTTGGTATCCTTAGGGTTATCCAGACTAGATTCTATATCAAATTACGCTTTATTACCGCAGTACCTAGTCAACGACGAATTTCACAGTCTCTGTATTGAATATCCATTCAATGAAGAGGATGTTAACGATGAGATCATCATAAATCTGCTAGGTCAAATCGGGCGCACGTTACGTAAATTGGTTTTGAATGGCTGTATTGACTTGACAGATTCAATGATAATCAATGGTCTGACTGCATTCATTCCTGAGAAATGTCCATTGGAGGTATTGAGCTTGGAAGAATCAGATCAGATCACTACAGATTCACTGTCGTACTTTTTCAGCAAAGTAGAACTGAATAATTTGATTGAATGCAGCTTTAGAAGATGTCTACAATTGGGCGATATGGCAATTATAGAGCTATTGCTTAACGGAGCAAGAGATAGTCTGAGAAGCTTAAATCTCAATTCATTAAAAGAGCTAACTAAGGAGGCATTTGTGGCGTTAGCCTGTCCTAATCTGACGTATCTTGATCTTGGTTTTGTACGTTGTGTTGATGACTCGGTGATTCAAATGTTGGGTGAGCAAAATCCGAATTTAACTGTAATTGATGTTTTCGGAGACAATTTGGTTACTGAAAAGGCCACAATGAGGCCTGGACTTACGTTGATAGGGAGACAGAGTGACAgtatataataaaataaagacATATAAAACGTGTATTAGATAGAAAACGGAAAATTGACTAATGTTTTTATTCCTATTATACTCAGATCGTCAAATGTTgcctttattttctattgaaGGGATTTTATGGCATCTCGCGAATAATAAACAAACAATaatagtaaaaaaaaaagtgtaaaCTTATGTATTCAGCGCAgataaaaggaaaaaaacgAGAAGTTTGAcgtaaagaaaaaagttcgAAAACTTTTGTAGCAGTTGAAAGTTTTGTATGCTATGTCAATTAGGCCTCTCACGTTAAACGGTTTAGATGAGCCAGAAACctcttttgaagaactgAATACAACTCTACCTCGCTTTCAATCCCATGAAACATTaactttggaagaaaacgtGCCACCATTGAGTACATCAACTTATATACCGCCTCCATCCTCGGTAGGTACTTCTGACACTGGCACGGTATTTTCCAATAGTACCAGCGCGTTTTGGTCTAATAAGCAAGCAGACGATGATCAGGACATGGAGGTAGACCAGGATGATGAATTTCTAAATGACTTCCAGGAattccaaaataaaaaggatGATTTTGACGATGCTATTAAAAcaaattttcatttgaGAAATGGATGTCGAACTGGCCCTTTCAAAAACGACATTTTCGCAGAAGAGTTTGATAGAAAACTGAGTTTGGAAGATAAACCAAGGCTAAAGCAACCTAGATCAATGATGGAATTgaaaccaaaaagaaaactatcAAATAGCGTCACTTCAAGAAACTTAAGGTCTGGTAATTCTGTAAGATTTAAGAAATCTATGCCTAACTTAGCTTTAGTTAATCCAGCTATcagagaagaagaagaggacgAAGAACGAGAAAGAGAAGATCAACGAGAGTTTAATTACAAGATTGATAACGATACGCAGGACACAATTTTGGCGAAATTCAGTTCAGATGATGAAGGTGACTTTCTGACAggatttgaagaattagaGGGTGAAGCAATTGATGAAACGATTTCTTCGAACGATAAAGAAAGTGCCGACCATCCGCGTTTCTTAAAGAAGTCATCCTCATCTTTGCCATTAAAAATATCACCTGCACAATATGATATAGTAAAGCATGACGAATTATTAACTCCAGGTCTTCATAGGCGACAACGAGATTGGAATACCCAGCAGGAACTGGACtcttttaaagaaaaacgaTCAGTAAGACACTGTTCTAATCAAAATGTACAACTCAATGGTCCAGctaaaatcaaaacaataaaacaGCAAATTGATCATAATACTCCAATGAAGAAAGGTTCTATGATATATAACCCGAAAACTATGAAGTGGGAAGGAAATGAAAACGTCTTAAGCAAATTTAGTGATGTAGACACGGCAAACAGGAAAGCtttattgataaaaaacAAGCTACAACGAGATGCAGATTCTAAGAAgcaaaaatattctgaTCTACAGCATGCAAGAGCCACTTCGAGAAATCAAAAGGTCATCGGGAACATGATTTTAGATGAACAAAATTTAAGATGGGTTAGTGTTTCAGAGGAAGAAGCAGACCCTTTTGCAGGCATTCCTGAGATAAACTTACCACCAGTTGGCAAAAGTATGAAAAAACGTAGCTCCTCACCATTTTTGCGTTCCAAAAGCCAAGTTAATACGCcatttgtttcaaatgaCAATGATGGCGTTTATCAAAGTACGGCTGCTCAAGCAAGACTCCGTAAATACCATTCAATGAGGACACTTAACGGTACAACAGAAACTCCAGAAATAAGCTCTACTTTCCATTTGAGTTCAAGAGcattggaaaaattttacCACGAGGAGAACAGGTGGTGTAAAAAGTTAGCCTCATGGTTTATACCCCGAGATGAGACCATTATCAGTGTTGATGAGGAAACAATCATGGATGAAAGTACGGTCAATAGCAAGAGAAAATCCTATATGTATGAAATCAGGAACATGGTAATCAATTCGACAAAAGATTAGCCCTTTAGCCTTCTTATAACTGTTTCTTTACCGTTATCTTGAGTACATTCATTTCTCTTACATTCCAAAATTAGATAGAACCTTGAATCGTGTCAACTTTTCGCCGACATTTCGCGTCtgacagaaaaagaaatgttgCAGAAAATTCGAATAGATGTTTCAAATGAAAATAGACCATGAGGGACACATTAACAtttcaaacaaaagagCCCTTGATGATTATTAAAACAGATCTTTATGGTTTGTTTAGCAAACACTTTGGTAATTTCATGAATATTTGACTAGCAGGAAcagaaaatcaaaaatgtTTAACCATGATTGGAAGTACTCCATTAATTCTAAGACTTTCGCCGATTTAAACATTGAATTATTTCGAAACCACAAGTTCAAAACTGTTTTAAATTACATAATAGGTGTAGTTGGGTGGAATGGATTAAAACTCGCCCTTTTTGTTTCTGACATTTACACATGTATCAAATTGCTGGCATTCAACTCCTGGTCAAACAACATCATCAAACCATACTTACCCTTTAAAATATCCAAATGGTTGTTTAGCGGTTGTATTTTAGCATCGATTGTGCTATTGATATGGGAGGCTATAGCGGGAATGAGGATTTACAAAACGGGAAATATCTCTTTGACTTATGTCAAcaatttttccagaaaCCTAAATTCAGTGCTCAATTATTCCAAGTTTTGTGTTTATAATATGATCGAACGAAAGGGTTTTCGACAGAAAATGacattttttactttttttcaactgaAAGATTGTATTAGATTAATCTTCACGGATACCCCAAGGCAAGTTATTAATGGTCTTACGCTGTGGTCAGTTCTCGTAACAGTAAATAAAAACGAGGATCTAGGCGATCTGGAATCATTTACCGGTTTGatcaacaaaataaagaaCATTGGCCAGACCAATCATGAAGAAGCAGTGATATTGTCGCTGATGctattttcctttataATCTGGGCATTATTTGTCTTCAAGTTTCTGCTTGCTGTCATTTGCTcgatttttgtttattataAAATAATCAATGATCAGGAATATAGCGGGTTGCGTGAGTACATTTGTGTTACCGTCAGCGAAAATGTTGATGAACTTGTTGAAagacaaaggaaaaaggaaaatgatgaCACGATTTATAAGACAGGTCTTCTCGAATCTCAGACTTTTGACGATtttaaagaagttgaaaataaaattgaaacatCTTTTAATGATACGTCATATGCTTCTAATAATGATTCTATGATTGAGCTAATAGAGAGAAGACCCGAATACAAAAGTCAGGATGTATGTGGGCCCATTCCCacaatgaagaaaacgGAAACAATGGAATCGTTCGTTGACAATGGCAATCCACAATATACCACTAGATTCTCTGCGATTCTAGATTCACCATATATCAACAGCTATGAAAGTAATGATAtaaagaaagcaaaaataCAAAGCAGAAGCGTAAATACTCCAAAATATGAGGATTTGTCTTCTTCTGacattttcaacaaaatacACTCTGCTGGACAATTAAAATCTACAACTTCTATGGAGTTTCACGGGCCATTAGATTCTATGCCAAATACAACAAACAACATCCGTAATTTTAATAGCAACAGTAGTAGACCTAGACCACCTCCTTTACAGACAAAAAGTTCGATTAATTCAAAAGCTGACTCGAATGATAATGGAAGGATTTATACACCAATGAAAGCGTACTTCAGGGAGCCTGATCTTCCGAGGAAGGGTTTGctggaagatgaagatcGTACATATAATTATACTTAATAGGCTGGCAAAAGCCCTTTGCATATTTCATGAATTAGATAGACGTGATTAGAAACAGCCGTTAGTATGTTtctgataaaaataatactttttttgtaacACTATTTTCATATATTGGATTGATACCGGTTATAGCACAAACATAACAGCCATGAAagtttctttgaaaacCCCTTTTAACATTTGCTTGTAAGAGATAggttaattttttatagttGCTGagattccattgttggtAAAGACttaatattaggtatacagaatatactaggAGTTCTCTCTGGGTATGTAGGAATCCACAAAAGGGTGTCACTAGTTCAACATAATaacatcttttttttattccttctttgatattttgtCATATTATCCtattattttatcaatccttgcatttcagcttccaatagatttgatatttgtTTCTCAATATTATGTCATCTTCATACACAGTAtgtgataatatactagtaacaTGAATACTACTAAATGAGTACTACCTTAGGGGTTCATTACAGCAGCTTAAGCGAAAGTAGAAAATGAGGCGGAtatttgttggaataaaaatcaactatcatctactaactagtatttacgttactagtatattatcatatacggtgttagaagatgacgcaaatgatgagaaatagtcatctaaattagtggaagctgaaacgcaaggattgataatgtaataggatcaatgaatattaacatataaaatgatgataataatatttatagaattgtgtagaattgcagattcccttttatggattcctaaatcctcgaggagaacttctagtatatctacatacctaatattattgccttattaaaaatggaatcccaacaattacatcaaaatccacattctCTACAATATTGATTTCCATCGTGTAAGTTTTCTGCACGAAGTTTATTCATTCAATTTGAAGTGCTTCgtaataatattactatGCAACTTAGGTACCTCATATTTCTTAGAGTTCAACCAAGTTGGTTCCGTTGGCGTAATGGTAACGCGTCTCCCTCCTAAGGAGAAGACTGCGGGTTCGAGTCCCGTACGGAACGttgattattttttttttttcgtttctttatagaaaaaattcagaCGATATTACCTTGCGATGAGATAATCTTACCGCAGAAAGAGTGCCACAGTGGTAATAACTAGTTGAAGGTtcatattatataaaaaactctaagaataaaaatggtATCTAGTGCAGTTAAATGTGGCATATGTCGCGGAGTTGATGGTAAATATAAATGTCCTAAATGTGGCGTACGATATTGCTCCTTGAAATGCTATAAAGATGCTGCAAAGCATGTTCATAAGGAAAGCGAACAACCCAGGGCTGGTACAGAAGCTAATGTGGAAGTTGTTAATAACGATAAGATCATAAACAGTTCACTCGCAATGAATAAAACATTAAAGACGAAGGCATTCGATGATATATATCAAAATAGCGCAGAATTGCAAGAGCTGTTGAAATACAACACGGTGAAGTTCCATTTGGCAAAGGTTTATAGAATTTTGTCCAGTACTGTTAACGATGGAAGTTCTGGAAAAATGAACAGCGATCTACAAAAAGAACTAGCTGTAAATTATTTGAATACATTACGATATGGTGGTATACATTATAATGAAGCAATTGAGGAATTTTGCCAGATTTTATTAGATAAATTAAATGCGGTGAAGAAATAAGAATTATCGTTGTTAGCATGATTTTTAAGATTGAGcattttattcatttttaacCATATAATAGTGAAGGTGAGGACTAATAACAAAGTACTTGTTGAAAGGGTCGGGTTGCTTTTaggttttttcttctcgtTAAGGATTTCCCACTTGTCTGGCAAGGCGTCAAGCAGActtggaaaataatgatattaTGTCAGAATTTTTGTGTGAGGCGCTTCTATTGCAAGTTTGTGACACCTTATAATAAAAGTGAACCATGTATTTACATATGATTAGGGAAAGTTCCACCATCATCTTATGATCTTCATGGCCGTTTTGGTCTTCTTTTTAACTTGAAGTCCAACTTGGCGActgtacatatatacatatatatagcAATAAGTATAACAAGGCAACAAATCAGGTCCCATTATTTAATTTGAAGTCATCTACTGCCCCATAAGAACCTCTATATTATCAGTagattctttcttttagGGAAATCGAACCTCGATATTGTAAGAGAAACCCGCGCCACTCCTAAAAAGGTATTTTGAAGGAGAGGATGATTTGGAGCAACATTTGGTACACTTTATCCTCAGTTTTTCGCTAACTACCTCGCAACTTGTTGTTGtggatgaaatttttgatattaatttcaataaataaaatatatgcAAATATCATTATAATTTGTCAAGTGCGGGAAATAGACTATGCAGTGATTTAGTGTGCAAGTTTGCCCACTTCACATTCAtaccaaatatttcttcCCACTCATTTTTATCGTATTAGCACTACATACGTGACTTTTTAGCTCAGCTTTCGGACTGGATAGCTTTACTGACTTACTTTCTACAAGCGATATCATTCGTCACAGTACTCCAAAGAAGTCTGGGcatttaattttcttctttatcaagTCCGCCATTATGAAGGAATGTATTGGGTAATAGTTGACATACCGATGTTCTGCTGGTAGCATCGATGAACGAAAATAGGTAACGGCTTGCCGCTGAAGATATTGGAAATGAGACAGATCATTCTAGGGTAAAATGCGCTGTAGAGCTAGCGTCAATTGCGATTTTCGAACACTGGCTGCAGGTATTTCTGTTTTCTCGGCTTTCATTATAGTAATGTGAAGCTACTAGGAGAATCACGAAACATCTTTTTAGTAGGATGAGAACACCACGCTCTCCTAACTGGAAGTAATTTTTGGTATGCTTAGAGATCTGTTCCTCTCTTATGACTTCTTTTTCGCCTACTATAAACTTAATATCAACATATTTAGTTAGTTTTTTCAGAGCAATACgtgtttattttttcacaaCTTCGCATGGCATTATGTATCATTGCAGCGtaaatttttacatttAGTAATATCTAATAACATATACACAAAAAAGGGAcagatttttgaattaaATAAACCAAGCGTAAATCAGTATTGCTCTTACCGCAGTAGGGGGAGTTATCTACTCCTGCTTAACGTAGAGAAACAATAGTAAAAGTTATGCTtgtgttggaataaaaatcaactatcgGCTGGCAACTAATAGGGACACTAccaatatattatcatatacggtgttagacGATGACATAAGATACGAGGAActgtcatcgaagttagaggaagctgaaatgcaaggattgataatgtaataggataatgaaacatataaaacggaatgaggaataatcgtaatattagtatatAGAGATAaagattccattttgaggattcctatatcctcgaggagaacttctagtatattctgtatacctgatattatagcctttacCAACAATAGAATCCCAccaattatctcaaaattcaccaGTATCTTAAAGagaatgtgga
Coding sequences:
- the KCH1 gene encoding Kch1p (Potassium transporter that mediates K+ influx; activates high-affinity Ca2+ influx system (HACS) during mating pheromone response; expression up-regulated in response to alpha factor; localized to sites of polarized growth; member of a fungal-specific gene family; potential Cdc28p substrate; KCH1 has a paralog, PRM6, that arose from the whole genome duplication); this encodes MFNHDWKYSINSKTFADLNIELFRNHKFKTVLNYIIGVVGWNGLKLALFVSDIYTCIKLLAFNSWSNNIIKPYLPFKISKWLFSGCILASIVLLIWEAIAGMRIYKTGNISLTYVNNFSRNLNSVLNYSKFCVYNMIERKGFRQKMTFFTFFQLKDCIRLIFTDTPRQVINGLTLWSVLVTVNKNEDLGDLESFTGLINKIKNIGQTNHEEAVILSLMLFSFIIWALFVFKFLLAVICSIFVYYKIINDQEYSGLREYICVTVSENVDELVERQRKKENDDTIYKTGLLESQTFDDFKEVENKIETSFNDTSYASNNDSMIELIERRPEYKSQDVCGPIPTMKKTETMESFVDNGNPQYTTRFSAILDSPYINSYESNDIKKAKIQSRSVNTPKYEDLSSSDIFNKIHSAGQLKSTTSMEFHGPLDSMPNTTNNIRNFNSNSSRPRPPPLQTKSSINSKADSNDNGRIYTPMKAYFREPDLPRKGLLEDEDRTYNYT
- the RAD7 gene encoding UV-damaged DNA-binding protein RAD7 (Nucleotide excision repair (NER) protein; binds damaged DNA during NER; binds DNA in an ATP-dependent manner (with Rad16p) during NER; required for repair of non-transcribed chromatin; subunit of Nucleotide Excision Repair Factor 4 (NEF4) and the Elongin-Cullin-Socs (ECS) ligase complex); translated protein: MYRSRNRPKRGGENEVKGPNSALTQFLREEGISAENIKQKWYQRQSKKQEDATDEKKGKAEDDSFTAEISRVVEDEEIDEIGTGSGTETERAQVSYDARMKLVPADSDEEEYETSHISDTPVSLSSANDRESLTKKRQNTAKIIQNRRRKRKRAADLLDRRVNKVSSLQSLCITKISENISKWQKEADESSKLVFNKLRDVLGGVSTANLNNLAKALSKNRALNDHTLQLFLKTDLKRLTFSDCSKISFDGYKTLAIFSPHLTELSLQMCGQLNHESLLYIAEKLPNLKSLNLDGPFLINEDTWEKFFVIMKGRLEEFHISNTHRFTDKSLSNLLINCGSTLVSLGLSRLDSISNYALLPQYLVNDEFHSLCIEYPFNEEDVNDEIIINLLGQIGRTLRKLVLNGCIDLTDSMIINGLTAFIPEKCPLEVLSLEESDQITTDSLSYFFSKVELNNLIECSFRRCLQLGDMAIIELLLNGARDSLRSLNLNSLKELTKEAFVALACPNLTYLDLGFVRCVDDSVIQMLGEQNPNLTVIDVFGDNLVTEKATMRPGLTLIGRQSDSI
- the BFA1 gene encoding Bfa1p (Subunit of a two-component GTPase-activating protein, Bfa1p-Bub2p; contributes to GAP activity, inactivating Tem1 by stimulating GTP hydrolysis following damage or misalignment of the mitotic spindle; functions as a guanine-nucleotide exchange inhibitor (GDI) for Tem1p; involved in multiple cell cycle checkpoint pathways that control mitotic exit; required when telomeres are damaged, but not for all types of chromosomal DNA damage; phosphorylated by the Polo-like kinase Cdc5p): MSIRPLTLNGLDEPETSFEELNTTLPRFQSHETLTLEENVPPLSTSTYIPPPSSVGTSDTGTVFSNSTSAFWSNKQADDDQDMEVDQDDEFLNDFQEFQNKKDDFDDAIKTNFHLRNGCRTGPFKNDIFAEEFDRKLSLEDKPRLKQPRSMMELKPKRKLSNSVTSRNLRSGNSVRFKKSMPNLALVNPAIREEEEDEEREREDQREFNYKIDNDTQDTILAKFSSDDEGDFLTGFEELEGEAIDETISSNDKESADHPRFLKKSSSSLPLKISPAQYDIVKHDELLTPGLHRRQRDWNTQQELDSFKEKRSVRHCSNQNVQLNGPAKIKTIKQQIDHNTPMKKGSMIYNPKTMKWEGNENVLSKFSDVDTANRKALLIKNKLQRDADSKKQKYSDLQHARATSRNQKVIGNMILDEQNLRWVSVSEEEADPFAGIPEINLPPVGKSMKKRSSSPFLRSKSQVNTPFVSNDNDGVYQSTAAQARLRKYHSMRTLNGTTETPEISSTFHLSSRALEKFYHEENRWCKKLASWFIPRDETIISVDEETIMDESTVNSKRKSYMYEIRNMVINSTKD
- the HIT1 gene encoding Hit1p (Protein involved in C/D snoRNP assembly; critical for formation of small nucleolar ribonucleoprotein complexes that are required for rRNA processing and 2'-O-methylation; regulates abundance of Rsa1p; required for growth at high temperature; mutations in human homolog ZNHIT3 cause PEHO syndrome, a ribosomopathy characterized by extreme cerebellar atrophy), with protein sequence MVSSAVKCGICRGVDGKYKCPKCGVRYCSLKCYKDAAKHVHKESEQPRAGTEANVEVVNNDKIINSSLAMNKTLKTKAFDDIYQNSAELQELLKYNTVKFHLAKVYRILSSTVNDGSSGKMNSDLQKELAVNYLNTLRYGGIHYNEAIEEFCQILLDKLNAVKK